The following proteins come from a genomic window of Micromonospora echinofusca:
- a CDS encoding M28 family peptidase: MAAAVAVALTLGTVTGVATQSTAATPPPTPTVAQSPLSLAISAADRAADGGHDALAKGPFEQYDRRMVIPWVDGLFSIAYERTYRGLPVVGGDAAVLADGRGAIRAISAATKTKINVSVVPTVAADRAEQTAKGLLTKVDQVESRTLVVHVKDSTARLAWEVVVAGRTASAPSHLHVFVDARNGQVLAKQEDAAAGSGTGKWNGPSPLSITTSQSGSTYYLRDTTRTGLNCQDYSTSTVFSGADDSWGNGVGTSKETGCVDAVYSAQKEWDMLSAWLGRNGHNGNGGSWPIKVGLNEQNAYWDGSTITIGKNSAGNWISSMDVVGHEFGHGMDQNTPGGTSSEAGLGEATGDIFGALTEAYANQSSAYDEPDYLVGEEIDIVGDGPIRNMYNPSLVGGHPNCYSSSIPNTEVHAAAGPLNHWFYLLAEGSAPGGGKPNSPICSGGPSSVTGVGIQSAGKIFYGGMLLKTSGMTHKKYRTATLTAAKNLDSSCVLFNRTKDAWNAVAVPAQTGDPTCTGSSTDFSVSVSPTSGSVNAGSSVTATVNTATVSGSAQTVSLTSSGAPSGVTVSFSPTSVTSGNSSTMTVATTSSAAAGTYTITVTGAGSITHTAQYTLTVNGGTPGGTAPDIDVANVQAHLTQLSTIATNNGGTRRSTGQGYLQSVAYVKGKLQAAGFTVTEQPCTSGCTSGAGPNLIAEWPGGNASNVYMFGAHLDGVSVGPGINDNGSGSAALLEVALALAAQNPTMLNKVRFGWWTDEEQGLNGSKFYVNSLTSTQRTAIKAYYNFDMIASKNGGYFINNITSTASQPMKAYWDSLSLQPEENVEGQGRSDDYSFQNAGIPTSGYAMGASATKTSAQASKWGGTAGQSYDSCYHSSCDTLSNIDATALNRAADGIAYTLWNRAVGTSTPTNDFSISASPASGTVNAGSSTTTTVGTATTSGSAQTVTLTASGAPTGVTVSFSPSSVTSGSSSTATIAVGSSVAGGTYTITITGAGSVSHSTTYTLTVAGGPGGCTAAQLILNGGFESGTSPWTGSTGAIGTSIGQVPRSGTRYAWLGGYGYTATEAISQTVTIPSGCTSAVLTYWLHIDTNEYGALAYDVFTIKANGTTVAALSNMNAATGYTQRTVNLGAYAGQTVTLTFAGREDAYLQTSFVLDDVTLQVG, translated from the coding sequence ACGGTTGCACAGAGCCCGCTGTCGCTGGCGATCTCTGCAGCCGACCGCGCTGCCGACGGCGGTCACGACGCGCTGGCGAAAGGCCCCTTCGAGCAGTACGACCGTCGCATGGTGATCCCGTGGGTGGACGGCCTGTTCTCCATTGCCTACGAGCGCACCTACCGGGGCCTGCCGGTGGTCGGCGGCGACGCCGCCGTACTCGCCGACGGCCGGGGCGCCATCCGGGCGATCTCGGCCGCCACCAAGACGAAGATCAACGTCTCCGTCGTGCCGACGGTCGCCGCCGACCGCGCCGAGCAGACCGCCAAGGGCCTGCTCACCAAGGTCGACCAGGTCGAGTCACGCACCCTCGTGGTGCACGTCAAGGACAGCACCGCGCGACTCGCGTGGGAGGTCGTCGTCGCCGGGCGCACCGCCTCGGCCCCCAGCCACCTGCATGTCTTCGTGGACGCGCGCAACGGCCAGGTGCTGGCCAAGCAGGAGGACGCCGCGGCCGGTTCCGGCACCGGCAAGTGGAACGGGCCCAGCCCGTTGTCGATCACCACGTCGCAGTCGGGCAGCACGTACTACCTGCGCGACACCACGCGCACCGGCCTGAACTGCCAGGACTACAGCACCAGCACCGTCTTCTCCGGCGCGGACGACAGCTGGGGCAACGGGGTGGGCACCAGCAAGGAGACCGGCTGCGTCGACGCGGTGTACTCGGCGCAGAAGGAATGGGACATGCTGTCGGCCTGGCTGGGCCGCAACGGGCACAACGGCAACGGTGGCAGCTGGCCGATCAAGGTCGGCCTGAACGAGCAGAACGCCTACTGGGACGGCTCGACGATCACGATCGGCAAGAACTCGGCAGGCAACTGGATCTCATCGATGGATGTGGTGGGTCACGAGTTCGGCCATGGCATGGACCAGAACACCCCCGGCGGCACCAGCTCCGAAGCCGGCCTCGGCGAAGCCACCGGCGACATCTTCGGCGCCCTGACCGAGGCATACGCCAACCAGTCCAGCGCCTACGACGAACCCGACTACCTGGTCGGTGAGGAGATCGACATCGTCGGCGACGGCCCGATCCGCAACATGTACAACCCCTCGCTGGTCGGCGGCCACCCGAACTGCTACTCCTCGTCGATCCCGAACACGGAGGTACACGCGGCCGCAGGTCCGCTCAACCACTGGTTCTACCTGCTCGCCGAGGGCAGCGCGCCGGGCGGCGGCAAGCCGAACAGCCCCATCTGCTCGGGCGGCCCGTCGTCGGTCACCGGCGTGGGCATCCAGTCCGCCGGAAAGATCTTCTACGGCGGCATGCTGCTGAAGACCTCCGGCATGACCCACAAGAAGTACCGCACCGCGACCCTGACCGCCGCGAAGAACCTGGACTCCTCGTGCGTCCTGTTCAATCGGACCAAGGACGCGTGGAACGCGGTCGCGGTCCCGGCCCAGACCGGTGACCCGACCTGCACCGGTTCCAGCACCGACTTCTCCGTCTCGGTCAGCCCCACCTCGGGCAGCGTCAACGCGGGCTCCTCGGTCACCGCGACGGTCAACACCGCGACCGTCTCCGGCAGCGCCCAGACCGTGTCGCTGACCTCCTCGGGTGCCCCGTCGGGGGTCACCGTGTCGTTCAGCCCGACGTCGGTGACGTCGGGCAACAGCTCCACGATGACGGTGGCGACCACGTCCAGTGCGGCTGCGGGCACGTACACCATCACCGTGACCGGCGCCGGTTCGATCACCCACACCGCGCAGTACACGCTCACGGTCAACGGCGGCACCCCCGGTGGCACCGCGCCGGACATCGACGTCGCCAACGTGCAGGCGCACCTGACACAGCTCAGCACCATCGCCACCAACAACGGCGGCACCCGCCGCTCGACCGGCCAGGGCTACCTGCAGTCGGTGGCGTACGTCAAGGGCAAGCTGCAGGCCGCCGGCTTCACCGTCACCGAGCAGCCCTGCACCTCCGGCTGCACCAGCGGTGCAGGCCCGAACCTGATCGCCGAGTGGCCGGGCGGTAACGCGAGCAACGTCTACATGTTCGGCGCCCACCTGGACGGCGTCTCGGTCGGTCCGGGCATCAACGACAACGGCTCCGGCTCGGCGGCGCTGCTCGAGGTCGCCCTCGCGCTGGCCGCGCAGAACCCGACCATGCTGAACAAGGTCCGCTTCGGCTGGTGGACCGACGAGGAACAGGGCCTCAACGGCTCCAAGTTCTACGTCAACTCGCTGACCAGTACCCAGCGAACGGCGATCAAGGCCTACTACAACTTCGACATGATCGCGTCGAAGAACGGCGGCTACTTCATCAACAACATCACCTCGACCGCGTCGCAGCCGATGAAGGCGTACTGGGACTCCCTCAGCCTGCAGCCGGAGGAGAACGTCGAGGGCCAGGGCCGTTCCGACGACTACTCGTTCCAGAACGCGGGCATCCCGACCTCCGGTTACGCGATGGGCGCCAGCGCCACCAAGACGTCGGCCCAGGCGTCGAAGTGGGGCGGCACGGCCGGTCAGTCCTACGACTCCTGCTACCACTCCTCGTGCGACACTCTCAGCAACATCGACGCCACCGCGCTGAACCGGGCTGCCGACGGCATCGCCTACACGCTGTGGAACCGGGCGGTCGGCACCTCGACGCCGACCAACGACTTCTCGATCTCGGCCAGCCCCGCGTCGGGCACCGTGAACGCGGGGTCCAGCACCACGACCACCGTCGGCACCGCCACCACCTCGGGCAGCGCCCAGACGGTTACCCTGACCGCCAGCGGCGCCCCCACGGGCGTAACGGTCTCGTTCAGCCCGTCGTCGGTCACCTCCGGCAGCTCGTCGACCGCCACCATCGCGGTCGGCTCGTCGGTGGCCGGCGGCACCTACACCATCACCATCACCGGCGCGGGTTCGGTGTCGCACAGCACCACGTACACGCTGACCGTGGCCGGCGGGCCGGGCGGCTGCACCGCCGCCCAGCTGATCCTCAACGGCGGGTTCGAAAGCGGCACCTCGCCGTGGACCGGCTCCACCGGCGCGATCGGCACCTCTATCGGGCAGGTGCCGCGCAGCGGCACCCGGTACGCGTGGCTCGGCGGATACGGCTACACCGCGACCGAGGCCATCAGCCAGACCGTCACCATCCCGTCGGGCTGCACCAGTGCGGTACTGACCTACTGGCTGCACATCGACACGAACGAGTACGGGGCGCTCGCCTACGACGTGTTCACGATCAAGGCCAACGGCACCACCGTGGCGGCGCTGTCCAACATGAACGCTGCCACGGGCTACACGCAGCGCACCGTCAACCTCGGCGCGTACGCCGGCCAGACGGTCACGCTGACCTTCGCCGGCAGAGAGGACGCCTACCTACAGACCAGCTTCGTGCTGGACGACGTGACCCTGCAGGTCGGCTGA
- a CDS encoding IS110 family RNA-guided transposase, with protein sequence MARLWIGVDIGKTHHHVAAVDGDGRLVYSRRVANDETALLTVMAEVSTHGRPVCWAVDVTTGMSALLLTLLWRRQAQVRYVSGTVAFHMAAAFAGENKTDARDALVIAQTIRMRPDIPILEPSDRLLAELTVLTSYRAGLVGQRVATLFRLQELLTGISPALERAVELNRKAPMMVLACWQTPAAIRHAGIDRITALLRRGHVKNAVQVAEAMVAAARQQTVNLPGQRAAAMVVGQMATEILALEQRISAVDDLIADHLEQHPLAPIIGSLPGMGNLLTAELLVHTAGMTEYDSPAKLAAHAGLAPISRDSGTVSGNHRQPRRYHRRLRHILWMAAFTAARECPTSRAYYEKKRAEGKNHRQAILALARRRVDVLWALIRDRKTFTRPAPVIRAAA encoded by the coding sequence GTGGCGAGGCTGTGGATCGGCGTGGACATCGGCAAGACCCACCACCATGTCGCCGCCGTCGACGGCGACGGCCGGCTGGTCTACTCCCGCCGAGTAGCCAACGACGAGACCGCCCTGCTCACCGTCATGGCCGAGGTCTCGACGCACGGCCGCCCGGTCTGCTGGGCGGTCGACGTCACCACCGGGATGTCGGCGCTGCTGCTGACCCTGCTGTGGCGCCGACAGGCCCAGGTCCGCTACGTCTCCGGGACCGTCGCGTTCCACATGGCCGCCGCGTTCGCCGGTGAGAACAAGACCGACGCTCGCGACGCGCTGGTGATCGCCCAGACCATCCGGATGCGCCCCGACATCCCGATCCTGGAACCGTCCGACCGGCTCCTCGCCGAACTCACCGTCCTGACCAGCTACCGTGCCGGCCTCGTCGGCCAGCGTGTCGCGACCCTGTTCCGGTTGCAGGAGCTGCTCACCGGGATCAGTCCGGCGTTGGAGCGAGCGGTGGAACTCAACCGGAAGGCTCCGATGATGGTCCTGGCGTGCTGGCAGACTCCGGCGGCGATCCGGCACGCCGGCATTGACCGGATCACCGCCCTGCTCCGGCGCGGGCACGTCAAGAACGCCGTCCAGGTCGCTGAGGCGATGGTCGCCGCCGCCCGGCAGCAGACCGTGAACCTGCCCGGGCAACGCGCCGCCGCGATGGTGGTCGGGCAGATGGCCACCGAGATCCTCGCCCTCGAACAACGCATCTCCGCCGTCGACGACCTCATCGCCGACCACCTCGAACAGCACCCCTTGGCGCCGATCATCGGAAGTCTGCCCGGTATGGGAAACCTGCTTACCGCCGAACTGCTCGTCCACACCGCCGGCATGACCGAGTACGACAGCCCCGCGAAACTCGCCGCCCACGCCGGCCTTGCGCCCATCTCCCGTGATTCCGGAACGGTTTCCGGCAACCATCGGCAGCCCCGCCGCTATCACCGGAGACTGCGGCACATTCTGTGGATGGCCGCCTTCACCGCCGCCCGAGAATGCCCCACCTCCCGCGCCTACTACGAGAAGAAACGCGCCGAAGGAAAGAACCACCGCCAAGCCATACTCGCCCTCGCCCGACGACGCGTCGACGTTCTCTGGGCACTCATCCGGGACCGCAAAACCTTCACTCGACCGGCACCGGTGATCCGCGCGGCGGCCTGA
- a CDS encoding RNA polymerase sigma factor, with protein MDVAEKQFTELFERHHGDVWRYVARRIGGSDVGDVVAEVFLVAWRRLGDVPAGSALPWLYGVARLVLSNATRGQRRWQELALRVAAEPDGSVTVDHADEVVSQRDVAVAFGRLSAADQEVLRLVAWERLSVAEAAVVLGQSRATCAMRLMRARRRLRTQLGMVGDGAQQARRATPLMSNRGA; from the coding sequence ATGGACGTCGCGGAGAAGCAGTTCACCGAGTTGTTCGAGCGCCATCACGGGGACGTGTGGCGGTACGTGGCTCGGCGGATCGGCGGATCGGACGTCGGTGATGTTGTTGCCGAGGTCTTTCTGGTCGCGTGGCGACGTCTGGGTGATGTCCCGGCCGGGTCGGCGTTGCCGTGGCTGTACGGGGTGGCTCGGCTGGTGCTGTCGAACGCGACCAGGGGCCAACGGCGGTGGCAGGAGTTGGCGCTGCGGGTCGCGGCGGAGCCGGACGGGTCGGTGACCGTGGATCACGCGGACGAGGTCGTCAGCCAGCGTGACGTCGCGGTGGCGTTCGGGCGGTTGTCCGCCGCGGACCAGGAGGTGTTGCGGCTGGTGGCCTGGGAGCGGCTGAGTGTCGCTGAGGCTGCCGTCGTGCTCGGCCAGTCGCGGGCGACGTGTGCGATGCGGCTGATGCGGGCCCGCCGCCGGTTGCGGACACAGCTGGGCATGGTCGGTGACGGAGCGCAGCAGGCGCGGCGGGCGACGCCGTTGATGTCGAATCGGGGTGCATGA
- a CDS encoding transposase family protein produces MQVISAARPEWIFPFTGLQPAQFRSLVRLVAERGGDGIADGRPGRQWALDLPDRVLLVAAYWRTNLTMRQIGPLFGVSHSAAHRVIDTLAPLLALAPVRKRPVEQIAIVDGTLVPTRDHRLAARSKNYRYSTNLQVAIDASTRLVIAVGDPQPGNRNDTIVYRTSGIAEKLDGRPVMADGGYRGNPEVIIPYRKPTDGSDLPDWKEALNVEHRTVRAGVEHALARMKCFKILRDYRRAAHTLTDAASGIANLHNIILAG; encoded by the coding sequence GTGCAGGTGATCTCGGCAGCCCGCCCGGAGTGGATCTTCCCGTTCACCGGGCTGCAGCCCGCCCAGTTCCGTTCGCTGGTCCGACTGGTCGCCGAGCGCGGCGGTGACGGCATCGCCGACGGCCGGCCGGGCCGGCAGTGGGCCCTCGACCTGCCGGATCGGGTGTTGCTGGTCGCCGCGTACTGGCGTACGAACCTGACGATGCGGCAGATCGGCCCGCTGTTCGGGGTGTCGCACTCCGCCGCGCACCGGGTCATCGACACCCTCGCGCCGCTGCTGGCCCTGGCGCCGGTGCGTAAGCGGCCGGTCGAGCAGATCGCGATCGTCGACGGGACGCTGGTCCCCACCCGCGATCACCGCCTGGCCGCCCGGAGCAAGAACTACCGCTACTCCACCAACCTGCAGGTCGCCATCGACGCCAGCACCCGCCTGGTCATCGCCGTCGGCGACCCGCAGCCCGGCAACCGCAACGACACCATCGTCTACCGCACCTCAGGCATCGCCGAGAAGCTCGACGGGCGGCCGGTGATGGCCGACGGCGGCTACCGCGGCAACCCCGAGGTGATCATCCCGTACCGCAAGCCCACCGACGGCAGCGACCTGCCGGACTGGAAGGAAGCCCTCAACGTCGAACACCGCACCGTCCGAGCAGGGGTCGAACACGCCCTGGCCAGGATGAAGTGCTTCAAGATCCTGCGCGACTACCGCCGCGCCGCCCACACATTGACCGACGCCGCGTCCGGCATCGCTAACCTCCACAACATCATCCTGGCCGGCTGA
- a CDS encoding reverse transcriptase family protein: protein MTTLHALATALADAFLAGDDWRRADLVDQGGLVLGVRRRWLWPVADAVQVAYPRPPTDRPRELAEFLSTLDPLRAAVAASRQHQRPIVIHTRPVTPTRTVRRPWHTPAIDTVGDLAGMLDLSIEHLDWYADRRAMNRRAIAHRLHHYHYRWTDRGRLIEAPKSRLRALQRRLLAEVLGPIPVHPAAHGFVPGRSAHTFAAAHTAQPVVVRIDLLAFFTHIPATRVYGLFRTAGYPEPVAHTLTGLCTTRTPHPVLRQAPTDLPQRAARLAALRTGHLPQGAPTSPALANLCAYRLDRRLTGLAKAFEITYTRYADDLAFSGDLTTRRTHDLIAAVTDIARDEGFQVHPTKTRVRGRADRQLLAGLVVNHHPATPRDEYDQLRAILHNAARTGLASQNRNGHPDFAQYLIGRVLWVGHHHPARTAKLAALLAHALAAP, encoded by the coding sequence GTGACCACCCTTCACGCCCTCGCCACCGCGCTCGCCGACGCGTTCCTCGCCGGCGACGACTGGCGCCGCGCCGATCTCGTCGACCAGGGTGGGCTCGTCCTCGGGGTCCGGCGGCGATGGCTGTGGCCGGTCGCCGACGCGGTGCAGGTCGCCTACCCGCGCCCACCCACCGACCGGCCACGCGAGCTCGCCGAGTTCCTGAGCACCCTCGATCCGCTCCGCGCGGCAGTCGCCGCATCCCGCCAGCACCAGCGGCCCATTGTCATCCACACGCGGCCCGTGACGCCGACCCGCACCGTCCGCCGACCCTGGCACACCCCGGCCATCGACACAGTCGGCGACCTGGCCGGGATGCTCGACCTGAGCATCGAGCACCTCGACTGGTACGCCGACCGACGGGCCATGAACCGACGCGCCATCGCCCACCGGCTGCATCACTACCACTACCGATGGACCGACCGGGGCCGGTTGATCGAGGCACCGAAATCTCGGCTTCGCGCCCTGCAACGCCGGCTGCTCGCCGAGGTCCTCGGGCCGATCCCGGTCCACCCCGCGGCGCACGGCTTCGTACCCGGTCGCTCCGCGCACACCTTCGCCGCCGCCCACACCGCACAGCCGGTCGTCGTCCGGATCGACCTGCTCGCCTTCTTCACCCACATCCCCGCCACCCGCGTCTACGGACTGTTCCGCACCGCCGGCTACCCCGAACCCGTCGCCCACACCCTCACCGGACTCTGCACCACCCGCACCCCACACCCCGTCCTCCGCCAGGCACCCACCGACCTACCGCAGCGGGCGGCCCGGCTCGCCGCGCTGCGCACCGGCCACCTGCCACAAGGCGCTCCCACCTCGCCCGCACTGGCCAACCTGTGCGCCTACCGACTCGACCGACGCCTCACCGGCCTCGCCAAGGCCTTCGAGATCACCTACACCCGGTACGCCGACGACCTCGCCTTCTCCGGCGACCTCACCACCCGCCGCACCCACGACCTGATCGCCGCCGTCACCGACATCGCCCGCGACGAAGGCTTCCAAGTCCACCCAACCAAGACCCGCGTCCGCGGCCGAGCCGACCGGCAACTCCTCGCCGGACTCGTCGTCAACCACCACCCCGCCACACCACGCGACGAATACGACCAGCTCCGCGCCATCCTCCACAACGCCGCCCGCACCGGCCTCGCCTCGCAGAACCGGAACGGCCACCCCGACTTCGCTCAATACCTCATCGGACGAGTTCTCTGGGTCGGTCATCATCATCCGGCACGCACAGCCAAACTCGCCGCGCTGCTGGCCCACGCTCTTGCGGCACCGTAG
- a CDS encoding CU044_5270 family protein, with the protein MKAVNEVRQLLGGLDPARDVHPADENRRVRDLSRILASDRVAVSGRRGVPRRRLVLAAAGTAVLAVAAGGVALETFRQPQPAFAATPAILSYGPPASAEPASTRLRQLAASAAAQPAPQRPAGTVEHLESANWFLNSSISGGRTTSAVVPQQWRSWRTDNDAGRMVKRDLPPTFRTAVDRREWQRRGGRVDSVQEVRDSAAGDFYTPFQGPVPTEAETLRQWLTAGAGAPEAPVQYLEDVAELAGVRLLNPAQRAAVLMLLADLPGITAAGTVTDRAGRHGEAFSIVSDAHGLPAQYTVIVDPGTGALLGYEEMLTTTAGKLNVVIPAVISYRSYLIAEYAPMPR; encoded by the coding sequence ATGAAGGCTGTCAATGAGGTGCGCCAGCTGCTGGGCGGTCTGGATCCGGCACGAGATGTCCATCCTGCAGACGAGAACCGCCGTGTGCGGGACCTGTCGCGCATTCTCGCCTCTGACCGGGTCGCGGTCAGTGGGAGGCGAGGGGTTCCCCGGCGTCGTCTGGTGTTGGCGGCGGCCGGCACGGCGGTCCTGGCGGTGGCGGCTGGCGGGGTGGCGCTGGAGACGTTTCGGCAGCCGCAGCCCGCGTTCGCGGCGACGCCTGCGATCCTGAGCTACGGTCCGCCCGCGAGCGCGGAGCCAGCCAGCACGAGGTTGCGACAGCTCGCCGCCTCGGCAGCGGCGCAGCCGGCGCCGCAGCGGCCAGCGGGAACGGTGGAGCACCTCGAGTCCGCGAACTGGTTCCTGAACTCGTCGATATCGGGCGGTCGGACGACGTCTGCGGTGGTGCCGCAGCAATGGCGGTCCTGGCGGACCGACAACGACGCTGGGCGGATGGTCAAGAGGGACCTGCCGCCGACGTTCCGCACAGCTGTCGACCGGCGGGAGTGGCAGCGGCGGGGTGGCCGCGTCGACTCCGTCCAAGAGGTACGCGACTCCGCCGCCGGTGACTTCTACACCCCCTTCCAGGGGCCGGTCCCGACTGAGGCCGAGACTCTACGACAGTGGCTGACGGCGGGCGCGGGCGCGCCTGAGGCCCCCGTGCAGTACCTGGAAGATGTCGCCGAGCTTGCCGGTGTGCGGCTGTTGAACCCGGCGCAACGCGCGGCGGTGCTCATGCTGTTGGCCGATCTACCGGGGATCACGGCTGCCGGAACGGTCACCGATCGAGCCGGGCGTCACGGGGAGGCGTTTTCGATCGTCTCCGATGCCCATGGCTTGCCTGCCCAGTACACCGTGATCGTCGATCCCGGTACCGGCGCGCTGCTGGGGTATGAGGAGATGCTGACCACGACGGCGGGAAAGTTGAACGTCGTGATTCCTGCGGTCATCAGCTATCGGTCTTACCTGATCGCCGAGTACGCCCCCATGCCGCGTTGA
- a CDS encoding RNA polymerase sigma factor, producing MRHQVRPSDEELWSSIAAGDESAFGRLFDRYSRPVYNHAFRLTGSWSTAEDVTQATFLVAWRRRRDARLVDGSALPWLLVVATNEVRSEWRSARRWLALLRRLPAERYAGGDLADEVAARLDDERRMAEVLSVVRHLSPAEREAVALCLWSGVSYPDAAAVLGISEVAVRSRVSRARSRLARLLPEEIQEGTR from the coding sequence GTGAGGCATCAGGTACGGCCGTCGGACGAGGAACTGTGGTCCTCGATCGCCGCCGGTGACGAGTCGGCGTTTGGTCGGCTCTTCGACCGGTACTCCCGTCCGGTCTACAACCACGCGTTCCGGTTGACCGGGTCGTGGTCGACGGCCGAGGACGTCACCCAGGCGACGTTCCTCGTCGCGTGGCGTCGCCGTCGCGACGCCCGGCTGGTGGACGGCTCGGCGCTGCCGTGGCTGCTGGTCGTCGCCACCAACGAGGTCCGCTCCGAGTGGCGGTCGGCGCGCCGGTGGCTGGCGCTGCTCCGGCGTCTACCTGCGGAGCGGTACGCCGGTGGTGATCTCGCCGACGAGGTGGCCGCGCGGCTCGATGACGAGCGGCGGATGGCCGAGGTCCTCTCGGTGGTCCGCCATTTGTCGCCGGCGGAGCGGGAGGCGGTCGCGTTGTGCCTGTGGTCCGGCGTGTCGTACCCGGACGCGGCAGCGGTGTTGGGCATCAGTGAGGTGGCGGTGCGGTCCCGGGTGAGTCGGGCGCGCAGCCGCCTGGCGCGGCTGTTGCCCGAGGAGATTCAGGAGGGGACGCGGTGA
- a CDS encoding IS256 family transposase has product MAASESMNPVDLLREQIEGASPDVLQAMIKTFAQALMSAEADAICGAGYGQRSDERVNSRNGYRPREWDTRAGTIDLAIPKLRQGSYFPDWLLTHRRRAEQALVSVVATSYLLGVSTRRVEKLVEQLGIRQLSKSQVSEMAAHLDTQVEAFRNRPLDSGHYTFVWMDALTMKVREHGRTVNVHALIAVGVNADGQREVLGLDVASDEDGAGWLAFLRSLTARGLTGVRLVISDAHAGLVSAIGAALPGAAWQRCRTHYLRNLLTKVPKSAQPWIATLVRTIFDQPDADAVRAQFQRVVATIEAKFPAAAEHLDAARDDLLAFTGFPREIWRQIWSNNPQERLNKEIRRRTDVVGIFPNRPSIIRLVGAVLAEQTDEWTEGRRYMGLELLAKARMVTIDTDQHVTDQTDPAPIAA; this is encoded by the coding sequence ATGGCCGCATCAGAGAGTATGAACCCTGTTGACCTGCTGCGCGAGCAGATCGAGGGCGCGTCGCCGGACGTGTTGCAGGCGATGATCAAAACGTTCGCGCAGGCGTTGATGTCCGCGGAAGCGGACGCGATCTGCGGTGCCGGTTACGGGCAGCGCAGCGACGAGCGGGTGAACTCGCGTAACGGATACCGGCCTCGGGAGTGGGACACCCGGGCCGGGACGATCGACTTGGCCATCCCCAAGCTGCGCCAGGGCTCGTACTTTCCGGACTGGCTGCTGACCCACCGTCGGCGGGCCGAGCAGGCTCTGGTGTCGGTCGTGGCCACCTCCTATCTGCTGGGGGTGTCGACGCGGCGGGTGGAGAAGCTGGTCGAGCAGCTCGGGATCCGGCAGCTGTCGAAGTCGCAGGTCTCGGAGATGGCCGCCCACCTCGACACCCAGGTCGAGGCGTTTCGCAACCGACCCCTCGACTCAGGCCACTACACGTTCGTGTGGATGGACGCGCTGACGATGAAGGTCCGCGAGCACGGCCGCACCGTCAACGTCCACGCGCTGATCGCTGTCGGCGTCAACGCCGACGGCCAACGCGAAGTCCTCGGCCTCGACGTCGCCTCCGACGAGGACGGCGCCGGCTGGCTGGCGTTCCTGCGGTCGCTGACCGCCCGCGGCCTGACCGGGGTGCGTCTGGTCATCTCCGACGCCCACGCCGGCCTGGTGTCCGCGATCGGCGCGGCCCTGCCCGGCGCTGCGTGGCAGCGCTGCCGGACCCACTACCTGCGCAACCTGCTGACCAAGGTGCCCAAGTCGGCGCAGCCCTGGATCGCCACCCTCGTCCGCACAATCTTCGACCAGCCGGATGCCGACGCCGTCCGAGCCCAGTTCCAGCGGGTCGTGGCCACGATCGAGGCGAAGTTCCCAGCCGCAGCCGAGCACCTCGACGCCGCCAGGGATGACCTCCTCGCGTTCACCGGTTTCCCGCGCGAGATCTGGCGTCAGATCTGGTCGAATAATCCGCAGGAGCGGTTGAACAAGGAGATCCGCCGCCGCACCGACGTCGTCGGGATCTTCCCCAACCGGCCGTCGATCATCCGCCTCGTCGGCGCCGTCCTGGCCGAGCAAACCGACGAGTGGACCGAAGGACGCCGCTACATGGGCCTGGAACTACTCGCCAAAGCCCGCATGGTCACGATCGACACCGACCAACACGTCACCGACCAGACCGACCCCGCCCCGATCGCCGCATAA